A region of the Vigna unguiculata cultivar IT97K-499-35 chromosome 9, ASM411807v1, whole genome shotgun sequence genome:
AATGCTGATCCTGAATCTGGTGATGAATCTGGTGTTCTTTCAGGGGATGAGGAACGTCATGAATTGGACGAGAGTGAGGATGAGAGACACAGAGATGATGATGATTGTTTTGGGATGCAAAGTACTCCACGGAGGAATTTTACTCAGGTTTTGGACAGGtggaaaaaattcaaacaagactggaaaaataaaaagaagccAAGGAAGGAAACAATTGGTACTGCTGAGGCAAATCAAAGTGAAGGTGTAGGTACTTCTACCACACAACAAAGTGTTGATAATCATGAAATAGATGCCAATTACAGCACTGATGAGTTAGATAGTGATGTGGATATTGGTGATGGAGAGGGTGGGAGGAAATACCCATTATTTAGGGGCGAAGAGATGTGCAAGGAATTCAAATTCAGACTTGGGATGGAGTTTTGTTCCTTGAAACAGTTCAAGCAAGCTCTGATGGAGCATTCTGTGTTGAATGGCAGAGAggttaaatttatcaagaatgATGATGTTCGAGTAAGGGCAATTTGCAAGAGGAAGTGTGGATTTCTTATTTTATGCAGCAAGGTTGGAGGAAGTCAGACTTTTCGGGTGAAGACCTTGTTTGAAAACCATAACTGTGGCAGAGTTTTTGTTAACAAGAATGCAAACAAGGAATGGGTTTCCAAAATTGTAGTTGACAAGTTTAGGAATGTTGGGAGAATGACAGCCAATGAAATCATAGATGATGTTCGAAGATCATACAGCGTTGGTATAACCCCTTGGAGGGCTTGTAGAGCAAAAGAGATTGCAATGGACATTCTTGAAGGAGATGGGCAAAAGCAATACAGTTTGCTTTATGATTATGCTGCAGAATTGATGAGAGTGTCCATTGAAACAACTgtgaagattaaaattaatcaacCTCAGCCCACATTGCAGCCACGGTTTGGGTCATTCTATTTGTGTTTGGATGGGTGCAAGAAAGGGTTCGTCAATGGTTGTAGACCATTTATAGGTGTAGATGGATGTCACCTTAAGACTAGCTATGGAGGCCAATTATTAGTTGCTGTGGCAAGGGATCCAAATGACCAGTATTTTCCACTGGCATTTGGTGTTGTGGAGAATGAGTGCAAGGAGACTTGGAGGTGGTTCCTAACATTATTGTTGGAGGACATTGGAGATATCCAGACCAATCGATGGGTTTTTATTTCAGATCAGCAAAAGGTAAAACAAAATCCGTGTACTTAATTGTGAACAATTAAACAATATTTGTTATTGAGTTATTTTATATGTACATTTTACAGGGCCTGATGCAAGTATTTGATGAGCTATTGCATGGAGTGGAACACCGTTTCTGTCTAAGGCATTTGTACAGCAACTACAAGAAGAGATTTGGTGGTGGTATAATCATTAGGAATCTCATGATGGCAGCTGCTAAAGCCACATACTATCAAGGTTGGGAGGCTAATATGGAAGAGCTAAAGAAGGTCAATCAAGAAGCTGCTGAATGGTTATATGCAATTCCACGTAAGTGTTGGTGTAAGCATGCATTTAGTGCATATTCTAGGTGTGATGTCCTCATGAACAATTTGTCATAGTCATTTAATAGCACTATATTACTAGCTAGGGATAAACCAATTATAACAATGATGGAGTGGATTAGGACTTACTTGATGAGTAGGTTTGCACATttgagagaaaaattaaatgcatATACGGGTGTTGTCATGCCTAAACCAAACAAAAGGCTAGATAGGGAAATAGAGAAAAGTGGAAATTGGTTTGCTGTTTGGACTGGAGATGGTAAGTTTGAAGTGACACAAGGATTCACAATGGAGAAATTCATCGTTGATCTCACAAACCACACTTGCACATGTTATTTTTGGGACTTAGTTGGCATACCATGTAGACATGCCGTGGCTGCAATCAATTATAGAGTAGAACAGCCCTCTGATTTCGTCCATGCATATTACAAAAGGGAGGCTTACCAAGCTTGTTATGGATCTCAAATTTCACCCATTAATGGCCAAAAACTATGGCCTAAAACTGATGCACCACAAATCCTACCCCCAATATTTAAGACTCCTCCTGGAAGGCCACGAAAATTAAGAAGGAGAGAACCTGATGAGGATGTCAGTCACTCTAGGTTGGGGAAGAAGCATCTTAGAATGAAGTGTAGTAACTGCGGCCAATTTGATCACAACATCAGAAGCTGCAAGCAGGGAAAAACCAACAAGGTGAATACTGtttattataatgaaatcaTGTCATATATTTACAAACTCGGAGCTAATTACTGATGTTATTGGCAGGgaaaacagaagaagaagaagaagcctgcAACAGCTGCCACTGCAACTACCACTGCAACTACCACTGCAACTGCCACTGCAAATTCATCCAGGAGAAAGACGAGCTTAAGATCTGTTACCATCACAAGAAGGACAGCTAATAGGAAGGGAGGAAGGTCATCCAAGGCCCCTAGCGGCGCACCTAATTTAGGTTCACAAGCAAGTTCAAGCAACCCACCAACTGGACAACCCATGTGAACAATATTGGGAGTGGTGTTATATAGTGGTGGTCACATGGACATTttgatttaaaagtattttttgttgttaGCTGTGATGAACTTTCCAGCTGTTGTTGTTTTAGCTTTAGGAGACCGAAACAGATCACTTGGACCACTTGCACCACTGTTTTGAATATTGTATAAGATGCTACTTATTTTGATGTGTTGTTATATATCACAGTTGGCCCACTGTTTTGGGTCCTTATGCTTTATTacatttgttgatgattgattaCAACTTCCTTCATCATGCGTGATTAAAATTGTCATGGCCAGGTTGATGTTTGATATGTATAGAATTTTGATTGAttccataaaaaaatttcatgaacAGGTTATAAATTTTCATGGGCAGgatattaattttgattattcgTTCACCAATTCAGTCCAAATGAACGAAATTCATTACTACCAATTCACAATGGCATTAACTATTTATTGGTGGTACCAGTGAATAAACTTACATTTCATTAACAAacttaaattcaaaattcaagatTCTGCACTTCATAACACGAACTTAAATTCAACATTCTGCAATTCATAACAGTTAACAAATCACCAACTGCTTAACAACTTAATCCTTACAATTTGACTTCAACAGAAATAAAACACAAAGTATGACAGTAAAAGcccaagacaaaataaaaaaaaagctttATTTCTCCCAATTTTCTCTCTGCCAATAACTTCTTCTTTAGTTTCGCATTCTTTTGCACCAACTGTAGTATCATTGTGTCACTGTAACTTAAATTTTCATTCTCTCCTTCTTCAATCTCACGCTTCCCTTCCAATTCAGCTTCCATCGCATCAGCCCATCGAAAGTAGTTACAATTTGATTCACTCTACAATACAAAGTATCAAATTTGTTCATGATTGCCACAACCCCACAAAAAAATTAACGAATctgaaaaccaaaaaaaaaagacgtACTGCCCAATTTCGACACCGGAAGAAAAATCTGCCATTATTCTTTGCAGTAGTTGCTTTAAGAAGCAGTAATTGGTCgccacaaccacaaacttttCTTCCAAACTGAGAAGATCCGACATGCGCAGAAGCGGAAGATGACGACGGAACACTCTTCGACCCACCACTCCTCTTCATTTATAAACcctaaaacagaaaaaaaatccCAAATTTGGCGTGGTGGACACAAAAATCCCAAATACTCAAATCAACCTACCTtatgttgattttaattttgttcctTCACATTAGAACCTCAGGATCTCTCTTCCACAATCTTTCTCTTCAATGCTTGGACAGACCTTCCCTCTCCACCCTCAAAAATGAAACGCACATGTTAAAATCTTGCATCTAATatgttatataatattaatttaattaatttttaacagaaaaaaaatgccATTTAACACGTGTCAACACGTGTCTCAATCTGAACAACCACGTGTTGCAACATGAGGAGTCTACTTGGAACGTCGTTTGCCACGCACTCACAGACTTAACGCCGTTCACAAATTAGGGACTAAAATCAGTAGTTTCAAATTCATGAGGACCAAAATGGTTTAACGTTTGCGGGAGGGACCATTTCCAAAAAATGATAAtagttgagggactaaaaacataattaatccaaaaataaaataccaaaGATAAAATGACCGGTAAACAAAATCAACAAAACGGTAACCTAAAATATTACAACGATCATAACTGAAATTGTCATTATCTTATTTGTGGGTTCTCtgttgtaaatataaattgtcttcttttttaaatataaataacctatttatattttctttgaaccaaaagaaaagaaaagaaaataacataattgaaataattgtcCAAAGAAAGAACACTCATTTAATATGCATTTTAGGCTAAGTTTGAAGCAATTGCTTTTACTTAACATTTCCAATGACCTTAGCGTAATATTCATCAAACAAAAGAACACTCATTTAATAacttgaaataataatattaatcttatttattttattttttaattcaaaattatatatgttattatattattaaataaaattacaaagtAATTATAATTGCACTGTTTTAAATCGTATTTGGAAAAGGAGTCCCAGGGTTTATGTGGCTGCATTGagacttttaatattatattaattgtaatttGGTATTTTCTGCGCAACTTGTGGccaaaactttatttattaaaaaaaggtaGTATACTCGTTAAATAATTTTGGAGTATAGTAAAGCTTAACCTTCATCAATTATGTTGTTTGCCACACCTCCATGAAGAAAACGATCTTTAATTATaaagatttcaaaattatattaaaaaatacttttaaataatcattttaacatttaatttagGGTTAAGTATTTTGTAGTCACTGAACTTTGATATAATTcggtttgttaattttttttttacacttcAAACATGTTTCTGAACTAACATTGTAAGCCCTTTTTTTTAGTGTTATAAAgttttgggcctggccttttcggaggcccaaAGCCAGCCCTACAGTAGGACCCCTATACCCCATTTTCAGCTCATTTTGTGCCTTGCCTCCTTTACAGAAGCAGGTTCCCCTCCCTTAAACACTTTGTTCT
Encoded here:
- the LOC114163709 gene encoding uncharacterized protein LOC114163709; translated protein: MKRSGGSKSVPSSSSASAHVGSSQFGRKVCGCGDQLLLLKATTAKNNGRFFFRCRNWASESNCNYFRWADAMEAELEGKREIEEGENENLSYSDTMILQLVQKNAKLKKKLLAERKLGEIKLFFYFVLGFYCHTLCFISVEVKL